The following are encoded in a window of Oncorhynchus mykiss isolate Arlee chromosome 11, USDA_OmykA_1.1, whole genome shotgun sequence genomic DNA:
- the LOC110535600 gene encoding uncharacterized protein LOC110535600 isoform X1, translating into MGECISVRVLLMFLALISYLIALTFNILALFGPWTGAFMQTTQYVLSKSTTHLTPDRWVLFLWDVLNVWLIGMFIYLIHNLRRREAYTWMYTTPAVLPYGFYLSWIVNSILNMAWLFLYDKEFCVCHRKMVPTLLITALQAISNCVIIMFSCYGLVVYGAWLHKYHNNDLWLIRILVQNGVALYATWWAVATFLHLTVVLDHQTPIPKTDAAIMVLVLLQLGLIGWFVIENWYLDKHVRYILTVYPVVILVLAASVANPATPGTHIDIMSAVILAITSVIFIVRIVMVLWKHNNKPFYGEEELMSPVDIARTQKLIFM; encoded by the exons ATGGGAGAGTGCATTTCAGTCCGTGTTTTGCTGATGTTTCTGGCCCTAATCAGCTATCTAATTGCACTGACATTCAACATATTGGCTCTATTTGGACCCTGGACAG GTGCGTTTATGCAAACCACACAGTATGTGCTGAGCAAGTCCACAACGCACCTAACCCCGGATAGATGGGTACTCTTTCTATGGGACGTCCTTAACGTCTGGTTGATCGGCATGTTCATCTATCTGATACACAATCTCCGTAGAAG GGAAGCGTATACATGGATGTACACCACTCCTGCTGTCCTGCCCTACGGATTCTACTTGTCCTGGATCGTGAATAGCATTTTGAATATGGCATGGTTATTTCTGTACGACAAAGA ATTCTGTGTTTGTCATAGAAAGATGGTGCCAACGCTGCTGATCACAGCATTACAGGCCATCTCCAACTGCGTGATTATCATGTTCTCCTGCTACGGACTGGTCGTCTATGGAGCGTGGCTCCATAAATATCACAACAATGATCTCTGGCTCATTCGAATACTG GTGCAAAACGGAGTGGCTTTGTATGCAACATGGTGGGCTGTGGCTACCTTTTTACACTTGACCGTTGTTTTAGACCATCAAACCCCAATACCCAAGACAGATGCTGCCATAATGGTACTAGTGCTGCTCCAATTGGGACTCATAGGATG GTTTGTCATAGAGAACTGGTACCTGGATAAGCACGTGCGCTACATCCTCACAGTGTACCCTGTGGTGATCCTGGTGTTGGCCGCGAGTGTGGCCAATCCAGCCACGCCCGGTACCCACATAGACATCATGTCTG CTGTCATATTGGCCATAACTAGTGTCATATTCATTGTACGCATTGTCATGGTGTTATGGAAGCACAACAACAAACCGTTTTACGGAGAAGAGGAGCTCATGTCTCCAGTGGACATCGCCAGAACACAGAAGCTCATCTTCATGTAG
- the LOC110535600 gene encoding uncharacterized protein LOC110535600 isoform X2 codes for MGECISVRVLLMFLALISYLIALTFNILALFGPWTGAFMQTTQYVLSKSTTHLTPDRWVLFLWDVLNVWLIGMFIYLIHNLRRREAYTWMYTTPAVLPYGFYLSWIVNSILNMAWLFLYDKEKMVPTLLITALQAISNCVIIMFSCYGLVVYGAWLHKYHNNDLWLIRILVQNGVALYATWWAVATFLHLTVVLDHQTPIPKTDAAIMVLVLLQLGLIGWFVIENWYLDKHVRYILTVYPVVILVLAASVANPATPGTHIDIMSAVILAITSVIFIVRIVMVLWKHNNKPFYGEEELMSPVDIARTQKLIFM; via the exons ATGGGAGAGTGCATTTCAGTCCGTGTTTTGCTGATGTTTCTGGCCCTAATCAGCTATCTAATTGCACTGACATTCAACATATTGGCTCTATTTGGACCCTGGACAG GTGCGTTTATGCAAACCACACAGTATGTGCTGAGCAAGTCCACAACGCACCTAACCCCGGATAGATGGGTACTCTTTCTATGGGACGTCCTTAACGTCTGGTTGATCGGCATGTTCATCTATCTGATACACAATCTCCGTAGAAG GGAAGCGTATACATGGATGTACACCACTCCTGCTGTCCTGCCCTACGGATTCTACTTGTCCTGGATCGTGAATAGCATTTTGAATATGGCATGGTTATTTCTGTACGACAAAGA AAAGATGGTGCCAACGCTGCTGATCACAGCATTACAGGCCATCTCCAACTGCGTGATTATCATGTTCTCCTGCTACGGACTGGTCGTCTATGGAGCGTGGCTCCATAAATATCACAACAATGATCTCTGGCTCATTCGAATACTG GTGCAAAACGGAGTGGCTTTGTATGCAACATGGTGGGCTGTGGCTACCTTTTTACACTTGACCGTTGTTTTAGACCATCAAACCCCAATACCCAAGACAGATGCTGCCATAATGGTACTAGTGCTGCTCCAATTGGGACTCATAGGATG GTTTGTCATAGAGAACTGGTACCTGGATAAGCACGTGCGCTACATCCTCACAGTGTACCCTGTGGTGATCCTGGTGTTGGCCGCGAGTGTGGCCAATCCAGCCACGCCCGGTACCCACATAGACATCATGTCTG CTGTCATATTGGCCATAACTAGTGTCATATTCATTGTACGCATTGTCATGGTGTTATGGAAGCACAACAACAAACCGTTTTACGGAGAAGAGGAGCTCATGTCTCCAGTGGACATCGCCAGAACACAGAAGCTCATCTTCATGTAG